The nucleotide sequence AGAGTCCTAGAAGTAAAACTTGGGTTGAGATTTTGGAGAATGTGCTTTGGATTGCTTCTGCTGTCTTCATTGTCTATTTTGGAGACAGGCACTCTAATATGATACACATTCTCCTACATGATGCTCGGATCAAAAGGTAACCGAGTTCTTCAACAAggccttttctttttttacttttttgctTGTGTTAATATGTTGGGGTGAAGACCTGAGGATGCCATTAGAGGTTTGAATTCAGTGTTCTTGATTATAGTGGTTTAATGTAGTCAATAAAAATAGGATAAACCTTGAAATAATTTACAGAAAGCTAAGTTTAATATGGAAGCAGGAATCAAGAAACTTAGCCAAATATTAAGTGTTAGGAGAATCTGTCTTCGTAAGATATAGTTGAAAAAGTTCTTTTAAGGTCCTTCATGGTTCTTTCCCTAAACCTTAATGAGTCTTGCGGATTAACAAGGACATGTGCATTGGTATGGTGGATACTATTAGAAGGCCATTATCGTTAAACGTGGTTTAGGAAATGCAGATTCTCTTGTTACGATTTGATGTAGGTTTCTGAAATTTCAAGATTTGTTTTGGGTGATGGGTCTTACTGTGAAAAACTATCTAAACATAGTGCAATTATTTCCAGGATGCCTTTGTATTTCGGGATGTTGGGAATAGCTGTGAACATTGTAATCATAATCTACGAAAGCATGCTATCGTGGAGCATGAGAAGGTTTGATGAGAAATGGGAACTCTGGAGTATATCTGCTCTGCCTTTCATCACCCTACTCGGCCTCATTTCATTTGGCCTGTAAGTAAATCACATGTTTTAGTCAATCAGGAACCACCGGGGTTATCATTATGTGTTGTGTGTGACAAATTTGCAAAAATGCAGGCTCTCCTTTGCTCTGTGGCCTATATGGAGCTTCTtgactcttcctcttctggTACGATCTCAGTCCACTATACAACAAAATCATTCCTTGTAGACAAATcttatatggttttgtttttttttgatgattttgcagtTCACATTGTTCATGGCTTGCCTAGTTGTGTTCCCACACCTCATGATCATAAAATTCAGGCCTCAATACGAGGAACTTCGGATAGATTGATATGTAGAAGAGGATGGAGATAGGTGTAACTGGCAAAGTGACGCCCTTATTTTTCTTCAGAAGTGAATAAATCTGAAAACTGAAGGGCATGCGTTTGTTTTGTGGTGTATATAGATAGAGATAGGTGAACTACTCATTGATGATCTAGAGggatcttttttgtttttcctttattgTTTTGGTCATTGAGATTAGTTCATGTCTTGCTTGTTTCATTTCTGAGTTTAGTGAAGTGAAAAATGTTCTCTTTCGTCTcccttcaaaattaatttacaagTTTGTGATGAATAGTGGAATAAAATCATTAGTAGTAGAGAAGGCTTATAACTCATAAGCTACAAAACAAGCCCCCACAATTGGGTAAGTAAGAGTAAACATTATTGAATCCTAACCCGCAAATAACCAAATTAATCATGCTTGCCTTCATTGAAATTAGTTACTCCAAAAATTGATATACtgacccaaagaaaaaaaaaaaaagtaaaaaacaaaggaaGGAAGCAAATTAATATCTTCGCAAGACAAAACTACAAATTGGTGAAGGTTGAAAAAGCAAAGTGTGTTTGGGTGCTGCTGGTGGGATAAGAGGGGGAAAGATGGGATACGTAATGAGGCTGCTGATAAACTCTCCTTCTACGCCTCTTCTCCAACTCCGATACCACCGGACTCTTGACCCGAACTCCGTCTTCTCACTGCGAACCTCGATTACGAAAAGCAGCAAGGGACGATTCTCCTGTCTTTTCTCCGGCGGCAGCCAGAGAGAGGTTTGTGACAACTTTACCCTTTTACTTCCCTTTACTTGTTCAAAGTACAATTTTGTTTGAACAACTCGCTCTTCTTAATCGATGACGTTAGAATTTCAATTTCTTCAGGATTAGTGGGTTCTCCTGAAAATTGTTGTTTATGGAGCCGATTGAAGTAAAGCTCACGACTTTTTTGAAAGGAGTTAGTTTGGGTTCATTTTCCAACTTGAATTACGAAGCATACTGATCAGTTTTTTTGGAACAAGTTTAGCGGCACAGTTCTTAGCTACTGTATCTAGACTTGAATTGAATGTTGCAGATTTTGAGTTGTTCTGCGTTGGTTGAAAGAGTGGTGTAAGGGCTTGAATTATACAAATGTCTCGGTAGATTGTTTCTAGCTGTTGGTTGCCCATTTGGGTAAGAGTTTagagtctctctctctggtttggTGAATTGGTATGAATGAGAATAGCAATTCATAGCTTTGTTTCTTATCACATATATTATGCCTCCTTCATTTCTGCAGcttctctgtatatatatatatatatatacataggaAGTAGTTTGTTTAACAACAACTTTATTTAGGAACTCCACAATTAACAGTTTCTATCTCTGTGAACGAAAGTTGTATGACACATCaaggaaaacaaatttaagaGAATTGATATGCTTCAGAGACGGAGAACTGTAGCATCGTGATTTAGGGGCTAATACTGTGCAGTTCAATTTCCTTGATTGTGCAGGACCAAGCTCGTAAAGCATTGGAAAGCGCTCTTGGTGGGAAGAAAAATGAGTTTGAGATGTGGGACAAAGAGatcaagaaaagagaagaatct is from Camelina sativa cultivar DH55 chromosome 20, Cs, whole genome shotgun sequence and encodes:
- the LOC104770394 gene encoding uncharacterized protein LOC104770394, which gives rise to MSGGTPVGGGGYIRQRHSQGYASGGDDLEDDACSRPQPFALESPRSKTWVEILENVLWIASAVFIVYFGDRHSNMIHILLHDARIKRMPLYFGMLGIAVNIVIIIYESMLSWSMRRFDEKWELWSISALPFITLLGLISFGLLSFALWPIWSFLTLPLLFTLFMACLVVFPHLMIIKFRPQYEELRID